A region from the Thermodesulfobacteriota bacterium genome encodes:
- a CDS encoding N-acetyl sugar amidotransferase: MNDLRRCTKCVLPETHETIVFDGEGVCNICRQHEYKQTAIDWETQKRELDTIVATYRDKYDYDCIVPFSGGKDSTWTLYYLVKEYGIKPLVVRFDHGFLRPNLLENTIRTIRKLGVDLHVFTPNWHVVQRLMLQSFLEKGDFCWHCHTGIFAYPMWVAIRYKVPLIFWGEPSAEYTAYYSYDQPEEVDEKRFNRYTNLGITAEDMFVRFEGRIDKRDLQPFNYPPLKELRKINYRSVCLGSFIPWDVKRQKGIIEAELGWKGDEVENVPPGYDYEKIECYLQGVRDYIKLIKRGYSRPTHLASIDIRNRRMKREEAMAMIAEYEGKRPPSLDIFLEYTGLTEDEFLEIAMSHGVSPYKYDPSKVEFGRKVHDVEMWPRHGAMSREETEVQLDRWHRRNGRVPLRAAL, from the coding sequence ATGAATGACCTCAGGCGTTGCACTAAATGCGTTCTTCCTGAGACTCACGAAACCATTGTTTTCGACGGAGAAGGTGTTTGCAACATTTGCCGTCAGCACGAATACAAACAAACCGCTATTGACTGGGAAACCCAAAAAAGAGAACTTGACACAATTGTCGCGACTTATCGAGACAAGTATGACTATGACTGCATTGTACCTTTCAGCGGCGGTAAGGACAGCACCTGGACGCTTTACTATCTGGTAAAAGAGTATGGCATCAAACCTCTCGTAGTCCGTTTCGACCATGGTTTTTTGCGTCCCAATCTGCTTGAAAATACTATTCGCACCATCCGCAAGCTCGGTGTTGACCTGCATGTATTTACGCCAAACTGGCACGTTGTACAGAGGTTGATGCTCCAAAGCTTCCTCGAAAAAGGGGACTTCTGCTGGCACTGCCACACGGGGATCTTTGCCTATCCCATGTGGGTGGCAATCCGGTATAAAGTTCCTCTGATCTTTTGGGGCGAACCTTCCGCTGAGTATACTGCGTATTACAGTTATGATCAACCGGAGGAAGTGGACGAAAAACGCTTCAACCGTTACACAAATCTTGGGATTACGGCTGAGGATATGTTTGTGAGGTTCGAAGGCCGCATCGATAAGCGCGATCTTCAACCTTTCAACTATCCGCCGCTAAAGGAACTTCGAAAGATCAATTATCGATCAGTCTGTCTCGGAAGTTTCATCCCTTGGGACGTCAAGCGACAGAAAGGTATCATTGAGGCCGAGCTGGGGTGGAAAGGTGACGAAGTGGAAAATGTTCCCCCTGGGTACGATTATGAAAAAATAGAATGCTACCTCCAAGGGGTGCGCGATTATATAAAGTTAATCAAGAGGGGATATAGTCGGCCGACTCATTTGGCTTCCATTGACATCCGGAATCGCCGCATGAAACGCGAAGAAGCCATGGCCATGATTGCGGAATACGAGGGAAAACGCCCTCCCAGTCTCGATATTTTCCTGGAATATACCGGATTGACGGAAGACGAATTCCTTGAGATCGCAATGAGTCACGGTGTTTCGCCTTACAAATATGACCCTTCGAAGGTTGAGTTTGGCAGGAAAGTTCATGATGTTGAGATGTGGCCCAGACACGGAGCCATGTCCCGGGAAGAAACAGAGGTTCAGCTTGACCGCTGGCATCGCAGAAATGGACGAGTCCCGTTGCGAGCAGCGCTTTGA
- the pseI gene encoding pseudaminic acid synthase, with product MNSLIEINGRPVGGGYPVYIVAELSANHRQEFDRAVELVKAAKAAGADAVKLQTYTPDTMTICCDNRHFQIGKGTLWENRSLYDLYDEAYMPWEWQPKLKAIAEDLGMDLFSAAFDHSAVDFLEEMGVPVHKVASFEIVDIPLIEKMAQTGKPLIISTGMANLGEIEEAVQAARRAGAMQIGLLKCTSAYPALPEDMNLRTIPHMMTAFNVPVGLSDHTLGIAVPVSAVALGACIVEKHFTLSRAVPGPDSVFSLEPHEFAAMVEAIRTSEKALGTVNYGTSSEESRSLMFRRSLFVVQDMKAGEVFSAENVRSIRPGYGLPPKFLKEVLGRRASKDIKKGTPVDRSLMTV from the coding sequence ATGAACAGCCTGATTGAGATAAACGGTCGCCCTGTTGGAGGGGGATATCCGGTGTATATTGTTGCCGAGTTATCCGCCAACCACCGTCAGGAATTTGACAGGGCGGTTGAACTTGTCAAGGCGGCCAAGGCAGCAGGGGCAGACGCCGTAAAGTTGCAAACCTATACCCCGGACACCATGACCATCTGTTGTGATAACCGTCATTTTCAGATTGGGAAAGGCACCCTGTGGGAAAACCGTAGTCTATACGACCTCTACGACGAAGCCTATATGCCTTGGGAATGGCAGCCCAAGCTGAAAGCAATCGCCGAAGACCTGGGCATGGACTTGTTTTCCGCAGCGTTTGACCACTCGGCTGTGGACTTTCTGGAAGAAATGGGCGTGCCGGTCCATAAAGTGGCATCGTTTGAGATTGTAGATATCCCGCTCATCGAAAAAATGGCCCAAACCGGGAAACCTTTGATCATCTCAACCGGAATGGCGAACCTGGGAGAAATCGAGGAGGCGGTTCAGGCCGCGCGCCGTGCAGGAGCCATGCAGATTGGCCTCCTCAAGTGTACCAGTGCGTACCCGGCACTGCCGGAGGATATGAATTTGCGGACTATTCCACACATGATGACCGCATTTAACGTCCCGGTAGGGTTGTCGGACCACACCCTGGGTATAGCCGTGCCTGTGTCGGCGGTGGCGCTGGGGGCGTGCATTGTAGAGAAACACTTCACTCTGTCGCGGGCTGTTCCTGGTCCCGATTCTGTCTTTTCCCTGGAACCGCATGAATTTGCGGCGATGGTGGAGGCGATCCGCACATCCGAAAAGGCCCTCGGAACGGTAAACTATGGTACGAGCAGTGAGGAATCCAGAAGTCTCATGTTCAGGCGATCCCTTTTTGTCGTGCAGGACATGAAGGCCGGCGAGGTATTTAGTGCGGAGAATGTTCGGTCTATCCGGCCCGGATATGGTCTGCCGCCCAAATTTTTGAAAGAAGTTCTAGGCCGCCGGGCATCAAAAGATATTAAAAAAGGCACACCGGTTGACCGGAGTTTAATGACAGTTTGA
- the pseG gene encoding UDP-2,4-diacetamido-2,4,6-trideoxy-beta-L-altropyranose hydrolase, with amino-acid sequence MNSVCSVPSVAKNLVIRADAGTEIGTGHVMRCLALAQAWQDAGGHPIFAMATEVPNLEGRLKSEGVEVVHLAVKPESAEDAAATASLAQEAGATWIAADGYRFDTRYQRMVKGCGARLLMMDDYGHADRYHADVILNQSANGNEDFYEKIENYTSLLLGPRYALLRREFLKWQGWSRETPEVGRKLLVTLGGSDPNNVTLKVLNAIQTSDIKNLEVKVVIGPSNPHEASLAEAVHCSLVTVHRSVENIPELMAWADLAISAAGSTCWELAFMRLPALLLVVADNQNCVADRLEVAGAAINLGRQSAVSPPDISRALLRLLRDRGEREAMARSGRNLVDGEGAARVVKCLQGGGMELRPASVDDCRLLWNWANDPETREVSFSPESIKWEDHVKWLESKLGDPDCVFWVASNGEGTSIGQVRFDVDGGEAIISVSVDKAFRNRGYGNRIIRLACGKVFETARIGSIHAYVKEGNYGSAKAFSKAGFKRSGICMVKGQKAFHFVLERPQ; translated from the coding sequence ATGAACTCTGTGTGCTCTGTGCCCTCTGTGGCAAAAAATCTTGTTATCCGGGCGGATGCCGGGACCGAAATCGGCACCGGGCATGTGATGCGTTGCCTCGCATTGGCCCAGGCCTGGCAGGACGCAGGGGGGCATCCCATTTTTGCTATGGCCACGGAGGTGCCCAATCTGGAGGGCCGCTTGAAATCGGAAGGTGTCGAGGTTGTTCATCTGGCGGTCAAGCCGGAAAGCGCCGAAGATGCGGCAGCTACGGCAAGTCTGGCGCAAGAGGCAGGGGCGACATGGATAGCCGCGGACGGGTACCGGTTTGACACGCGATACCAGCGAATGGTCAAGGGCTGCGGCGCAAGGCTCCTGATGATGGATGACTATGGCCATGCAGACCGCTATCATGCGGATGTCATTTTGAACCAGAGCGCAAACGGCAATGAAGATTTCTACGAAAAGATAGAGAACTATACCTCCCTTTTGCTCGGACCCCGCTACGCGCTTTTGCGCCGGGAGTTCTTGAAGTGGCAGGGATGGAGTCGGGAAACACCAGAGGTGGGTCGTAAGCTGTTGGTTACTCTAGGCGGTAGCGATCCGAACAATGTCACGCTCAAGGTGCTTAACGCTATACAGACGTCGGATATCAAAAATCTAGAGGTTAAGGTCGTTATCGGGCCGTCTAATCCGCACGAGGCCTCCTTAGCGGAGGCTGTTCACTGTTCACTGGTTACCGTTCACCGTTCTGTGGAAAACATTCCTGAACTCATGGCCTGGGCGGATTTAGCCATTTCAGCCGCGGGAAGTACATGCTGGGAACTGGCATTCATGCGGTTGCCTGCTCTTCTGCTGGTCGTGGCCGACAATCAAAACTGCGTAGCCGATCGGCTGGAGGTGGCTGGAGCAGCGATTAATCTGGGCAGGCAGAGCGCAGTCTCGCCGCCCGATATATCCCGAGCACTCCTTCGGTTGCTCAGGGATCGAGGAGAGCGGGAGGCGATGGCCCGGTCCGGCCGGAATTTGGTCGATGGTGAAGGCGCCGCGAGAGTAGTGAAATGTTTGCAGGGTGGTGGAATGGAACTGCGTCCGGCGTCTGTCGATGATTGCCGGCTTTTGTGGAACTGGGCGAATGATCCGGAGACGCGCGAGGTCTCTTTTTCGCCGGAATCTATCAAATGGGAGGATCACGTTAAGTGGCTGGAGTCAAAACTGGGCGACCCTGACTGCGTTTTTTGGGTGGCGAGCAACGGAGAGGGGACTTCTATCGGACAGGTGCGGTTTGACGTGGACGGCGGCGAAGCGATAATCTCGGTCAGCGTGGACAAAGCGTTTCGAAACAGGGGTTACGGTAACAGGATCATTCGATTGGCCTGCGGAAAAGTATTCGAAACTGCACGGATTGGCTCCATTCATGCATACGTGAAGGAGGGTAATTACGGATCCGCGAAGGCCTTTTCCAAGGCCGGATTCAAGAGGTCCGGGATTTGCATGGTCAAGGGGCAGAAAGCTTTCCATTTCGTCCTGGAGAGACCTCAGTGA
- a CDS encoding GxxExxY protein has product MLPCIRRFPAASCGELQSIYEEAFCHELSLRSMFFERQKEIDVIYKGRVIKGQQLDLLVNGEVVIEIKSVRRLEDVFTAQLLSYLKSTGLKRGLLINFGESKLISGVKRLSL; this is encoded by the coding sequence ATTTTACCTTGCATACGGAGATTCCCCGCAGCAAGCTGCGGGGAGCTTCAATCAATATATGAGGAAGCTTTTTGCCACGAACTATCGCTTAGGAGTATGTTTTTTGAGCGGCAGAAAGAAATTGATGTCATCTATAAGGGCCGGGTGATTAAGGGACAACAGCTCGACTTGCTGGTAAATGGAGAGGTTGTGATTGAAATAAAGTCAGTACGCAGACTTGAAGACGTGTTTACGGCACAATTGCTATCATACTTGAAGAGCACAGGCCTAAAACGTGGCCTACTTATCAACTTTGGCGAAAGTAAACTGATCAGCGGAGTAAAAAGGTTGTCGTTATGA
- a CDS encoding aminotransferase class III-fold pyridoxal phosphate-dependent enzyme, translated as MILAIIQARMGSTRLPGKVLADICGKPMLWHVWNRVRTVPSVDKAVVATSVSQADDPVVDFCMRHEIEYFRGNEADVLDRFYQAAKTFCADGVVRITADCPLIDPGVVDRVVRVYLGGDYDYVSNTLRYTYPDGLDTEVLTFAALEAAWGEARRASEREHVTPYVRTSGRFRLMNVENAVDLSARGFRWSVDETRDLEFVRAVYARLGGNGRLFDLSDVTNLLDQEPDLAKINQGSVRNSGYYVSLAGEPRVSPRTRELKNSGELKAKAARLIPSCSQTFSKGPSQFVQGVAPVFLRRGSGSHVWDVDDNEYIDYPMALGPIILGHNYPAITEAVNRQMQDGTTFSLPHPLEVEAAEMLVEIIPCAEMVRFGKNGSDATAGAVRVARAYTGKEIVACCGYHGWQDWYIGTTTRNKGVPKAVQELTVAFEYNNIPSLERIFDEHKGQVAAVIMEPVGIIEPRDGFLQQVRELTRREGALLVFDEVVTGFRLALGGAQEYFGVVPDLACVGKAMGNGYPIAAVVGRREIMEVFDEIFFSFTFGGETISLAAAVATIAEIRRQNVIGHLWEQGAKLKDGYNVLAREFGVDAFTRCIGLPPRTVITYKNENGEESLVFKSLFQQECLKRGILFSGGQNICFSHSDADIDYTLRVYRTALEILAEAIKCGDVAQRLEGEPVQPVFRKP; from the coding sequence ATGATCTTGGCTATTATTCAGGCGCGTATGGGGTCCACTAGACTACCGGGCAAGGTTCTTGCAGACATCTGCGGAAAACCCATGCTCTGGCATGTGTGGAACAGGGTGCGGACAGTCCCGTCTGTAGACAAAGCGGTAGTAGCAACTTCAGTAAGCCAGGCCGACGATCCTGTAGTCGATTTCTGTATGAGACACGAAATCGAGTATTTTCGCGGTAACGAGGCGGATGTGCTTGACCGTTTTTATCAGGCTGCAAAGACATTTTGTGCGGATGGGGTGGTCCGTATCACTGCGGACTGCCCGTTGATCGATCCCGGTGTCGTTGACAGGGTGGTTCGTGTCTATCTCGGAGGCGATTACGATTACGTCTCCAATACGCTAAGATACACGTACCCTGATGGCCTGGATACAGAAGTACTTACGTTTGCGGCATTAGAGGCGGCCTGGGGGGAAGCAAGGCGGGCAAGCGAGCGGGAACACGTAACGCCATACGTTCGCACCTCAGGACGGTTTCGACTGATGAATGTTGAAAACGCCGTAGATCTGTCTGCCCGCGGATTTCGATGGAGTGTTGATGAGACGCGTGATCTGGAATTCGTACGTGCCGTCTACGCCAGACTCGGCGGTAACGGCCGGCTCTTTGATCTCTCTGACGTCACGAATCTGCTCGATCAGGAGCCGGATTTAGCGAAAATCAATCAGGGCAGTGTTCGAAACAGCGGATACTATGTTTCCTTGGCGGGAGAGCCTCGTGTTTCCCCGAGAACGAGAGAACTGAAGAACTCCGGTGAGCTAAAGGCAAAAGCTGCGAGACTTATTCCTTCCTGCAGCCAGACCTTCAGCAAGGGGCCCTCGCAGTTTGTGCAGGGAGTCGCGCCGGTTTTCCTCCGGCGGGGTTCTGGTAGCCACGTGTGGGATGTCGATGACAACGAATATATCGACTACCCGATGGCCCTGGGACCAATCATCCTAGGCCACAACTATCCGGCCATAACCGAGGCGGTTAACCGCCAAATGCAGGACGGGACAACATTTTCACTGCCGCATCCGCTGGAAGTGGAAGCAGCAGAAATGCTTGTTGAGATTATTCCCTGCGCCGAAATGGTACGCTTCGGAAAGAACGGATCCGATGCCACCGCAGGGGCTGTCCGTGTTGCACGGGCCTATACCGGTAAGGAGATCGTGGCCTGCTGCGGCTATCATGGTTGGCAGGATTGGTACATAGGGACCACCACAAGGAACAAGGGGGTGCCGAAGGCCGTACAGGAACTGACCGTTGCCTTTGAGTACAACAACATTCCCAGCCTGGAACGGATATTTGACGAGCACAAGGGCCAGGTGGCAGCGGTAATCATGGAGCCGGTTGGAATAATAGAGCCGCGCGACGGGTTCCTGCAACAGGTGCGGGAACTGACGCGGCGCGAAGGGGCATTACTGGTTTTCGACGAGGTGGTTACGGGCTTTCGCCTGGCACTGGGCGGAGCTCAAGAATACTTCGGAGTTGTGCCTGACCTGGCTTGCGTTGGAAAGGCCATGGGCAATGGATACCCGATTGCGGCGGTGGTAGGGCGCCGTGAGATTATGGAGGTTTTTGACGAAATATTCTTTTCCTTTACCTTTGGCGGCGAGACAATTTCTCTGGCGGCAGCGGTGGCTACCATTGCCGAAATCCGTAGGCAGAATGTAATTGGACACCTTTGGGAACAAGGTGCGAAGTTGAAGGACGGATACAATGTGCTGGCACGAGAGTTCGGTGTAGATGCTTTCACAAGATGCATCGGTTTGCCGCCTCGCACGGTTATCACCTACAAGAACGAGAACGGAGAAGAGTCCTTGGTCTTCAAAAGCCTGTTCCAGCAGGAATGCCTGAAGCGAGGGATCCTGTTCTCCGGAGGCCAGAATATCTGTTTTAGCCACAGCGATGCGGATATCGACTATACCTTGCGTGTGTATCGGACGGCGTTGGAGATACTGGCCGAGGCCATCAAATGCGGGGATGTGGCACAGAGGCTCGAAGGCGAACCGGTGCAACCGGTTTTCCGAAAACCATAA
- a CDS encoding Gfo/Idh/MocA family oxidoreductase: protein MRIAVVGCGSIGRRHIRNLIVLGVQNKDIIGCDADPERLSIVRAENGITGFSRFPDVLAARPDAVVIGTPPSLHVPLALEAARTGCHLFIEKPLSNSFDQVADLVEEVERKQLITLIGTNFKFHPSFVKMKKILESGVLGRVLSVRCQFGQYLPDWHPWEDYRKTYSARRELGGGILFDSHEFDYMSWFMGDIKEIFCMAGKLSDLEIDTEDTAEVILRFSSGTIGEIHLDYTQRRYQRNYEFFGEQGTLKWDFNDREVRLYKAKEEMWEVFQEQSGYDLNMMYVEEMKYFLDCVRNGKQTITDIHGGVKILQAILAAKESARDGQIKKV, encoded by the coding sequence ATGAGAATTGCTGTAGTCGGCTGTGGTTCTATTGGAAGACGTCATATCAGGAATCTGATTGTTCTGGGTGTACAGAACAAGGACATTATCGGATGCGATGCCGACCCTGAACGGCTTAGTATTGTGAGAGCGGAGAATGGCATTACAGGGTTCTCCAGGTTTCCGGACGTTTTAGCGGCAAGGCCTGACGCAGTCGTTATTGGCACGCCCCCGAGCCTTCATGTTCCCCTAGCTCTGGAGGCTGCGAGAACAGGATGCCATCTTTTTATCGAAAAACCATTGTCGAACAGCTTTGATCAAGTAGCTGATTTGGTAGAAGAGGTGGAGAGGAAACAGCTTATTACCTTAATCGGTACTAACTTCAAATTCCACCCGAGCTTTGTAAAGATGAAAAAAATCCTCGAATCTGGCGTTTTGGGAAGAGTGTTGTCGGTGCGGTGCCAGTTTGGTCAGTACCTGCCCGACTGGCACCCGTGGGAGGACTATCGGAAGACTTACAGCGCCCGGCGGGAGCTTGGCGGTGGTATCCTTTTTGACTCCCACGAGTTTGACTATATGAGCTGGTTCATGGGCGATATAAAAGAGATCTTTTGTATGGCCGGGAAACTGAGCGATCTCGAAATCGATACAGAAGATACCGCCGAGGTGATTCTGAGATTCAGCAGCGGTACTATCGGCGAAATTCATCTCGACTATACGCAGAGACGCTATCAGAGGAACTATGAGTTTTTTGGAGAACAGGGAACGTTGAAATGGGACTTCAACGACCGTGAGGTTCGTCTCTATAAGGCAAAGGAAGAAATGTGGGAGGTATTCCAGGAGCAGAGTGGCTATGACCTGAATATGATGTATGTCGAGGAGATGAAATATTTCTTGGATTGCGTCCGGAACGGGAAGCAAACGATTACGGATATCCATGGTGGGGTGAAAATCCTCCAGGCCATCCTGGCAGCCAAGGAATCGGCGCGTGACGGACAAATAAAGAAGGTGTAG
- the pseC gene encoding UDP-4-amino-4,6-dideoxy-N-acetyl-beta-L-altrosamine transaminase — protein MNSVPSVSSVAKSIGERSTDNGERPIIPYGRQSVDDDDIAAVVETLRSDWLTQGPRVREFEEAFAVYVGSRYAVAVNSGTAALHLACLAAGLGPGDEVITSPITFVATANCALYVGARPAFVDIDPATFNLDPGRLEAYLKSRPPSRGRITDNGERTTSTPRAVIPVHFAGLPCDMSEIHRVAKKFDLVIIEDACHALGAKYRVGREEDSRWISIGSCAHSDMTVFSFHPVKHITTGEGGMVTTNDAALYGRLVLLRNHGITRNPEEFTVHGLPSESRTTGNGQRLTDNGERTTVNGQRAMPSWYYEMQNLGYNYRITDIQCALGRSQLNKIGSFVERRRSIAGQYSRIIGGLPKLRHQTEPDGCQSSYHLYAIRTDDKARMSRDEVMAELKRMGVGTQVHYIPVYRHPFYQKLGFKADSWPNAEHFFQHCLSIPMFPGMSEKDVGRVLHALEKIGNKL, from the coding sequence ATGAACTCTGTGCCCTCTGTGTCCTCTGTGGCAAAGAGTATTGGTGAACGGTCAACGGATAACGGTGAGCGTCCCATTATTCCCTATGGTCGGCAGTCGGTTGATGACGACGACATAGCCGCAGTGGTTGAGACCCTGCGATCAGATTGGCTAACCCAGGGCCCCAGGGTGCGGGAATTTGAGGAGGCTTTTGCCGTCTATGTCGGTTCCAGGTACGCTGTAGCGGTGAACAGTGGGACGGCTGCGCTGCATCTGGCATGTTTAGCCGCCGGCCTTGGTCCGGGAGATGAGGTTATAACCAGCCCGATTACTTTTGTGGCCACGGCCAACTGTGCGCTTTATGTGGGCGCCCGGCCCGCTTTCGTGGATATTGACCCTGCAACCTTCAATCTGGATCCCGGGCGGTTGGAAGCATATCTAAAAAGTCGTCCACCATCAAGAGGTCGGATAACGGACAACGGTGAACGGACAACGTCTACGCCTCGTGCAGTCATCCCTGTCCACTTTGCCGGCCTTCCCTGCGACATGTCTGAAATCCACCGGGTCGCAAAAAAGTTTGATTTAGTCATTATTGAGGACGCCTGCCATGCTCTGGGGGCCAAGTACAGAGTAGGGCGGGAAGAAGACAGCCGATGGATCAGTATCGGGAGTTGTGCTCATTCCGATATGACTGTGTTCAGCTTTCATCCTGTTAAGCATATCACTACGGGTGAAGGTGGTATGGTGACTACCAACGACGCAGCTCTGTATGGGCGCCTGGTCCTCCTCAGAAACCATGGCATTACGCGTAACCCTGAAGAGTTCACCGTTCACGGTTTGCCATCGGAAAGTCGGACAACAGGCAACGGACAACGGTTAACGGATAATGGTGAACGGACAACGGTGAACGGACAACGGGCCATGCCCTCATGGTATTACGAGATGCAGAATCTCGGCTATAACTACCGGATCACCGATATCCAGTGTGCCCTCGGGAGATCTCAACTGAACAAAATAGGGTCTTTCGTGGAACGAAGGCGTTCCATCGCCGGGCAGTATTCACGAATAATAGGAGGGCTCCCCAAATTACGTCATCAGACGGAGCCGGACGGGTGCCAATCTTCCTACCACCTTTATGCCATACGTACGGACGATAAGGCCAGGATGTCGAGAGACGAGGTCATGGCAGAGCTTAAGAGAATGGGCGTGGGCACGCAGGTTCATTACATACCGGTTTACAGACATCCCTTTTACCAGAAGTTGGGATTTAAGGCCGATAGCTGGCCCAATGCCGAGCACTTTTTTCAGCATTGCCTGTCTATCCCCATGTTCCCCGGAATGTCCGAGAAGGATGTGGGGCGCGTGCTGCATGCGCTCGAAAAAATAGGGAATAAGCTGTGA
- a CDS encoding GxxExxY protein encodes MADKLTEQIIAAAIEVHRILGPGLLESIYEEALCHEFSLRNIPFERQKEVDVVYKGRVIKGQRIDLLVNNEVVVEIKSVRRLEDIFTAQVLSYLKSTGLKRGLLINFGESKLVSGVKRLSL; translated from the coding sequence ATGGCAGATAAACTAACGGAACAGATCATAGCAGCGGCAATAGAAGTCCACCGTATACTTGGACCGGGGCTGCTTGAGTCTATATACGAAGAGGCGCTTTGCCATGAATTCTCACTTCGAAATATCCCTTTTGAGCGGCAGAAAGAAGTTGACGTCGTCTACAAAGGCCGGGTCATTAAGGGACAACGGATTGATTTACTGGTGAATAATGAAGTTGTGGTCGAAATTAAGTCGGTTCGCAGGCTGGAGGATATTTTTACGGCTCAGGTATTGTCGTATCTAAAAAGCACAGGCTTAAAACGGGGCCTGCTTATCAACTTTGGCGAAAGCAAACTGGTCAGCGGTGTGAAAAGGCTGTCCCTATGA
- a CDS encoding glycosyltransferase family 9 protein — MDDGKILIIHLSRLGDMVQSLPALKLLKEEQPHSVITYLGIEDFCHILSDVPWIDNLVTLPWQEIGSIVGELSEGSLDALDQLWNRVPELAEEYDLLVNLTHNWGSSYLSGRVRARQKRGRIFSDKDEIVVSGKWGKYLFAMTRNQKDNLLNLVDIYMGMAGVKNRPAGQFLPTDPALDQKCASQLSDLGVRGGKLSIGFQLGASKPNRAWPLKNFIKLGELLFQHLDAQIVLFGSERDLTLADRFHEQATYPFTSLIGKTRLSELGSFFKGIDLLIGNDTGPIHIAAAVETKVVGIFVSTAHFGVTGPYGAGHVAVQSNYPCAPCLGSTACYYPLCRENIKPETVEHGVRLCLGLDEGIAASGPEASLYKSSFHTDGTLRYRLISPNTDGFLPWLRSFHYLKASVSQSLWNDWLGLRSDSVDVEVKGKDPRTEEILAAIKTACSSYKKIYEDGRTLCQKIIDQFRRDKPDIPLVQVMIESLRQIEERVRDLECPLSILKEMHEYYMAEMEPCNFPELAHNFLEKYTALRDIITSFEITLNNRNNLAF; from the coding sequence ATGGACGATGGAAAAATTTTGATAATCCATCTCAGTCGTCTGGGTGACATGGTTCAGAGTCTTCCAGCATTAAAGTTATTGAAAGAGGAGCAGCCTCACAGCGTAATCACTTATCTTGGCATTGAGGATTTTTGCCATATTCTTTCTGATGTTCCGTGGATCGATAATTTAGTGACACTTCCGTGGCAGGAGATCGGTTCTATTGTGGGGGAGTTAAGCGAAGGAAGTCTGGATGCGCTCGACCAATTATGGAACAGGGTTCCTGAGTTGGCCGAAGAATATGACCTATTAGTCAATTTGACCCATAATTGGGGCAGCAGTTACTTGTCCGGGAGGGTGAGGGCCAGGCAGAAGAGAGGCAGGATATTTTCGGACAAAGATGAGATTGTCGTTTCCGGCAAATGGGGAAAATATCTTTTTGCTATGACAAGAAATCAGAAAGACAACTTACTAAATTTAGTTGATATTTACATGGGAATGGCTGGTGTAAAAAACAGGCCGGCAGGGCAGTTTTTGCCTACTGATCCGGCGTTAGATCAAAAATGCGCCTCTCAACTATCCGATCTCGGAGTTCGAGGTGGAAAGTTATCCATTGGTTTTCAGCTTGGAGCAAGCAAGCCCAACAGGGCGTGGCCGTTGAAAAATTTTATCAAATTGGGAGAACTCCTTTTCCAGCACCTGGATGCACAAATCGTTCTTTTCGGATCTGAAAGAGACCTGACTCTTGCCGATAGATTCCATGAACAGGCGACCTATCCCTTTACAAGCCTTATCGGGAAGACGAGACTTTCGGAACTGGGTTCATTTTTTAAGGGGATCGATCTATTAATAGGTAATGATACAGGTCCGATCCACATCGCGGCTGCGGTGGAAACCAAAGTGGTCGGGATCTTCGTTAGTACGGCCCATTTTGGGGTGACAGGTCCTTATGGGGCCGGACATGTAGCCGTCCAGTCGAATTATCCATGTGCGCCGTGCCTAGGCTCAACGGCGTGTTATTATCCCTTATGCAGAGAAAACATAAAACCTGAAACCGTGGAGCATGGGGTGAGGCTTTGTTTGGGTCTGGATGAGGGGATAGCGGCTTCGGGGCCGGAAGCCAGCCTATACAAATCTTCCTTCCATACCGACGGAACATTGAGATACCGGTTGATCAGCCCCAATACAGACGGCTTTTTGCCCTGGCTGAGGTCGTTCCACTATCTAAAAGCATCAGTCAGCCAAAGCCTCTGGAATGACTGGCTTGGCCTGCGCTCGGACTCTGTTGATGTTGAAGTGAAAGGTAAGGACCCACGGACAGAAGAAATCTTAGCCGCCATTAAAACAGCTTGTTCATCCTATAAAAAGATCTATGAAGACGGAAGGACTTTATGTCAGAAGATAATCGATCAATTTCGAAGGGACAAACCGGATATCCCGCTTGTCCAGGTTATGATCGAATCCTTAAGGCAGATTGAGGAAAGGGTAAGAGATTTAGAATGCCCGCTTTCCATCCTGAAAGAGATGCATGAGTACTATATGGCGGAAATGGAGCCTTGTAATTTCCCTGAGCTCGCGCACAATTTCTTGGAGAAATATACGGCATTAAGGGACATTATAACCAGTTTTGAGATAACGCTTAACAATCGTAATAATTTAGCGTTTTGA